Proteins encoded within one genomic window of Triticum aestivum cultivar Chinese Spring chromosome 2D, IWGSC CS RefSeq v2.1, whole genome shotgun sequence:
- the LOC123054547 gene encoding probable E3 ubiquitin-protein ligase ATL44: MESPMAARRLLQEAAGLSTPGARIIADDRDIVIILASLLCALITVLGIGLVARWCACGGAEARARAAANRGVKKSVLRAIPTVAYVSADAGKGKGKEEEAAAAPECAICLAEFEDGEAMRVLPQCGHAFHAACVDKWLRGHSSCPSCRRILAVQLPAAQRCQRCGARPDPAVATWKPPAQYGEMPPFLP, translated from the coding sequence ATGGAGTCACCCATGGCGGCCCGGAGGCTCCTGCAGGAGGCGGCGGGCCTGTCGACGCCGGGCGCCCGGATCATCGCCGACGACAGGgacatcgtcatcatcctcgcctCGCTGCTCTGCGCGCTCATCACCGTCCTCGGCATCGGCCTCGTCGCCCGCTGGTGCGCGTGCGGCGGCGCGGAAGCCAGGGCGCGCGCCGCCGCCAACAGGGGCGTCAAGAAGTCGGTGCTCCGCGCCATCCCCACCGTGGCCTACGTCTCCGCCGACgccggcaagggcaagggcaaggaggaggaggccgccgcggcgCCCGAGTGCGCCAtctgcctcgccgagttcgagGACGGCGAGGCCATGCGCGTGCTGCCCCAGTGCGGCCACGCCTTCCACGCCGCCTGCGTCGACAAGTGGCTGCGCGGCCACTCCTCCTGCCCCTCCTGCCGCCGGATCCTCGCCGTCCAGCTGCCGGCCGCCCAGCGGTGCCAGCGCTGCGGCGCGCGCCCCGACCCAGCCGTGGCGACCTGGAAGCCTCCGGCCCAGTACGGCGAGATGCCGCCCTTCTTGCCGTAG
- the LOC123055931 gene encoding E3 ubiquitin-protein ligase EL5-like: MGDVLYQGDDYLNQVGVSAYALGGGGGGGGSVKKSVLRTIPTVPYVSVDAGKGTEEEAAAAPDCTICLAEFEDGEAMRVLPQCGHAFHAACVDKWLCGHSSCPSGRRILAGRPIVAALWRAPRPSRGDLEATGPLRRDAALLAVAARALALSIDLGES; encoded by the exons ATGGGTG ATGTCTTGTATCAGGGTGATGATTATCTGAACCAGGTAGGAGTGTCTGcatatgcatt gggggggggggggggggggggggggagcgtcAAGAAGTCGGTGCTCCGCACCATCCCCACCGTGCCCTACGTGTCCGTCGACGCCGGCAAgggcacggaggaggaggccgccgcggcgCCCGACTGCACCAtctgcctcgccgagttcgagGACGGCGAGGCCATGCGTGTTCTGCCGCAGTGCGGCCACGCCTTCCACGCAGCCTGCGTCGACAAGTGGCTGTGCGGCCACTCCTCCTGCCCCTCCGGCCGCCGGATCCTCGCCGGCCGGCCAATAGTGGCAGCGCTGTGGCGCGCGCCCCGACCCAGTCGTGGCGACCTGGAAGCCACCGGCCCACTACGGCGTGATGCTGCCCTTCTTGCGGTAGCGGCCCGCGCGCTAGCTCTCTCCATAGATCTGGGCGAGAGCTAG